A section of the Leptospira noumeaensis genome encodes:
- a CDS encoding flavin-containing monooxygenase: MTTAILRNPSVVVIGAGMTGILLAIELEKAGITDITILEKKNDLGGTWRENTYPGVACDIPAHMYTYSFEPNPEWSHRFAHGDEIQAYFKHVSEKYKVTPKIHFNEAVSEASYNNGKWTTKTNQGKTYLSDFLISATGILHHPARPNIPGLDSFQGNCFHTAEWDHSVELKGKRIGIIGTGSTAAQVIPEMIKVGKKVSVFQRTPQWIVKVPDTNYTEKDKERWRKDSNILKKFHKWYTFAVEQTFSKAVIGKKIPHLLMSFLCKRNLKNSIKDPVLRAKLTPNYRVGCKRVIVNGTFYEAIQKPNADLVTEGIEKITEKGVVTKDGKLHELDVLILATGFHPFNFMRPMNLTGKDGVSIETVWKKKVQAYRSLFIPHFPNFVLMLGPNTPIGNFSVIAMSEVQTKYVLKIIQDWRKKKFDSIETTEDALKQFAAYLKKGMGNTVWLGGCQSWYLDPDGDPAMWPYTWSRWEKEMKTPDYKDFELNSF, translated from the coding sequence ATGACAACAGCAATACTTAGAAATCCGTCCGTTGTGGTGATCGGTGCTGGGATGACTGGTATCCTTCTTGCCATTGAATTGGAAAAAGCAGGGATCACAGACATTACGATTTTAGAGAAAAAAAATGATCTTGGAGGGACTTGGAGAGAAAACACCTACCCTGGTGTGGCCTGCGACATCCCTGCTCATATGTACACTTATAGTTTTGAGCCTAACCCAGAATGGAGCCATCGTTTTGCCCATGGAGATGAAATCCAAGCCTACTTCAAACATGTGAGTGAAAAATACAAGGTCACACCCAAAATTCATTTTAATGAAGCCGTTTCGGAAGCATCGTATAACAATGGAAAGTGGACAACAAAAACAAACCAGGGAAAAACTTACTTATCCGATTTTCTGATTTCTGCCACAGGGATTTTGCACCACCCAGCACGCCCAAACATACCAGGACTCGATTCCTTTCAAGGGAATTGTTTTCATACTGCCGAATGGGATCATTCAGTTGAATTAAAAGGAAAACGAATTGGAATCATTGGAACGGGATCCACTGCCGCCCAAGTCATCCCCGAGATGATCAAAGTAGGTAAAAAAGTTTCGGTTTTCCAAAGAACTCCACAGTGGATTGTGAAAGTTCCTGATACCAATTATACAGAAAAGGACAAAGAACGTTGGAGAAAAGATAGTAATATTCTCAAAAAATTTCACAAGTGGTACACTTTTGCTGTAGAACAAACATTTTCAAAAGCGGTCATCGGAAAAAAAATTCCCCACTTACTCATGAGTTTTCTATGTAAAAGAAATTTAAAAAACTCCATCAAAGATCCAGTCCTTCGTGCCAAACTAACACCTAACTACCGAGTGGGATGCAAACGTGTCATAGTGAATGGAACCTTCTATGAGGCCATCCAAAAACCAAATGCTGACTTAGTCACAGAGGGAATCGAAAAAATCACGGAAAAAGGAGTGGTTACTAAAGATGGAAAATTACATGAACTAGATGTTCTCATCCTTGCGACAGGATTTCATCCTTTTAACTTTATGCGTCCAATGAACCTAACCGGAAAAGATGGTGTCTCCATTGAAACTGTTTGGAAGAAAAAAGTCCAAGCCTACAGGTCTCTCTTCATTCCGCATTTTCCAAACTTTGTGCTCATGCTTGGGCCAAACACTCCAATTGGAAACTTTTCGGTCATTGCGATGAGTGAAGTCCAAACCAAATACGTTTTGAAGATCATCCAAGATTGGCGAAAAAAGAAATTTGATTCCATTGAAACCACAGAAGATGCTCTGAAACAATTTGCTGCTTACCTTAAAAAAGGAATGGGAAATACCGTCTGGCTCGGTGGGTGTCAGAGTTGGTATTTGGATCCAGATGGTGACCCTGCCATGTGGCCTTACACCTGGAGTCGTTGGGAAAAGGAAATGAAAACTCCTGATTACAAAGACTTTGAATTGAATTCTTTCTAA
- a CDS encoding L,D-transpeptidase family protein encodes MKSFNPQNLPPKIPEILVISLRISPISRISICFFIIFYSFTSILKAAPVAFASTSNPKTHLTDSEQILFITASAGETQGNLHFYSVEEGEWKVVFENLPVRLGKKGMVMGEEKREGDGHTPTGVFPIQRIFGKRNKEVRSLEYTKILKNHYWTDLSTSKNYNQFLKQKEKGAVSLWDSSIYELFIVIEHNTNPPIPGLGSMIFLHPWNEEKPTSGCVGVSKEILETIVSKLDGNKHPSFVIQILE; translated from the coding sequence TTGAAATCCTTCAATCCACAAAATCTTCCCCCAAAAATCCCTGAAATCTTAGTTATATCCCTTAGAATTTCACCAATTTCCCGCATTTCAATCTGTTTTTTTATCATTTTCTATAGTTTTACCTCAATTTTAAAAGCCGCTCCCGTTGCTTTCGCCAGTACATCAAATCCCAAAACTCATCTTACCGACTCCGAACAAATCCTCTTCATCACCGCAAGTGCTGGAGAAACTCAGGGAAATTTACATTTTTACAGTGTCGAGGAAGGGGAATGGAAGGTTGTTTTCGAAAATCTCCCTGTGCGACTAGGCAAAAAGGGAATGGTAATGGGAGAAGAGAAACGAGAAGGGGATGGGCACACACCAACAGGTGTTTTTCCAATCCAAAGAATCTTTGGTAAAAGAAACAAGGAAGTTCGAAGTTTAGAATATACAAAAATTCTTAAAAATCACTATTGGACGGATCTCTCTACTTCCAAAAACTATAATCAATTCCTAAAACAGAAAGAAAAGGGTGCTGTTTCTCTTTGGGATTCTAGTATTTATGAATTGTTTATTGTGATCGAACACAATACAAATCCGCCGATCCCTGGTTTAGGAAGTATGATTTTTTTACATCCATGGAATGAAGAAAAACCAACTTCTGGATGTGTAGGAGTTTCTAAAGAAATATTAGAAACCATTGTATCCAAGTTAGATGGGAATAAACACCCAAGTTTTGTAATCCAAATTTTGGAATGA